Proteins found in one Bacillus subtilis subsp. subtilis str. 168 genomic segment:
- the yttB gene encoding putative efflux transporter (Evidence 3: Putative function from multiple computational evidences; PubMedId: 11988534, 15849754, 16850406, 28472044; Product type t: transporter) → MPRALKILVIGMFINVTGASFLWPLNTIYIHNHLGKSLTVAGLVLMLNSGASVAGNLCGGFLFDKIGGFKSIMLGIAITLASLMGLVFFHDWPAYIVLLTIVGFGSGVVFPASYAMAGSVWPEGGRKAFNAIYVAQNAGVAVGSALGGVVASFSFSYVFLANAVLYLIFFFIVYFGFRNIQTGDASQTSVLDYDAVNSKAKFAALIILSGGYVLGWLAYSQWSTTIASYTQSIGISLSLYSVLWTVNGILIVLGQPLVSFVVKKWAESLKAQMVIGFIIFIVSFSMLLTAKQFPMFLAAMVILTIGEMLVWPAVPTIANQLAPKGKEGFYQGFVNSAATGGRMIGPLFGGVLVDHYGIRALVLSLLVLLLISIATTLLYDKRIKSAKETNKQASISS, encoded by the coding sequence ATGCCGCGTGCTCTTAAAATTTTAGTCATTGGAATGTTTATCAATGTGACGGGTGCTTCTTTTTTATGGCCGCTGAATACGATTTATATCCATAATCATTTAGGAAAGTCGTTAACAGTAGCCGGACTTGTCCTGATGCTGAATTCCGGCGCCAGTGTGGCTGGCAATTTATGCGGAGGTTTTTTGTTTGATAAAATCGGCGGTTTTAAATCGATTATGCTTGGGATAGCCATTACGTTAGCAAGCCTGATGGGTCTTGTCTTTTTTCATGATTGGCCAGCCTATATTGTGCTGCTGACGATTGTGGGCTTTGGCTCCGGTGTTGTTTTTCCGGCAAGCTACGCAATGGCGGGATCGGTATGGCCTGAAGGGGGAAGGAAGGCATTTAATGCGATATATGTCGCGCAAAACGCGGGCGTGGCCGTTGGTTCAGCGCTTGGCGGTGTCGTGGCATCTTTCTCGTTTTCATATGTATTTTTGGCAAATGCCGTATTGTATCTGATCTTTTTCTTTATTGTATATTTCGGATTTCGAAATATTCAAACGGGCGATGCATCCCAAACATCCGTGCTTGATTATGATGCTGTGAACAGCAAAGCAAAATTTGCCGCACTGATCATTTTAAGCGGAGGCTATGTACTCGGATGGCTGGCTTATTCTCAGTGGTCAACCACAATTGCTTCGTACACACAAAGCATTGGAATATCTCTTTCCTTATACAGCGTGCTGTGGACGGTTAACGGAATTCTCATTGTGCTCGGCCAGCCGCTCGTCAGTTTTGTGGTGAAAAAATGGGCCGAGTCGCTAAAAGCGCAAATGGTCATCGGCTTTATCATTTTTATTGTGTCTTTCAGCATGCTGCTGACTGCAAAGCAATTTCCGATGTTTCTCGCTGCGATGGTGATCCTGACTATCGGAGAAATGCTTGTTTGGCCTGCTGTGCCGACTATTGCCAATCAGCTTGCCCCTAAAGGGAAAGAAGGCTTTTATCAAGGCTTTGTCAACAGTGCGGCGACAGGCGGCAGAATGATTGGTCCCCTGTTCGGAGGAGTGCTTGTCGATCATTACGGCATTAGGGCTCTTGTTTTATCTCTGTTGGTATTGCTGCTGATCAGTATTGCCACAACGCTTCTATATGACAAACGGATAAAATCAGCTAAAGAAACAAATAAGCAGGCATCAATCTCTTCATAA
- the yttA gene encoding hypothetical protein (Evidence 4: Unknown function but conserved in other organisms; PubMedId: 12823818) has protein sequence MEMVLAFLGFLACLIALGYGLYHLVRYVLKKEKRFSKRLFWPLFIGGLVLLFTGAALAEPDTAAANAEKKYSALNAEYKNLTKEHEELEKEYKSVSSEAKKLKDNKEDQDKLEKLKNENSDLKKTQKSLKAEIKELQENQKQLKEDAKTAKAENETLRQDKTKLENQLKETESQTASSHEDTGSSSNNTSKSDETKTADKAEGCNIKGSRNGIYHTPGSTYYDRTTDPAEMFCSVEEAEAAGYRAPKR, from the coding sequence ATGGAAATGGTATTAGCATTCTTAGGTTTTCTGGCATGTCTCATTGCACTGGGCTATGGATTATATCACCTTGTCAGATATGTACTGAAAAAGGAAAAACGTTTCTCAAAGAGACTTTTTTGGCCGCTTTTCATTGGAGGCCTTGTGCTGCTCTTTACCGGGGCAGCATTGGCAGAACCTGACACTGCCGCAGCAAATGCCGAGAAAAAATATTCAGCGCTAAACGCCGAATATAAAAACCTCACAAAAGAGCACGAAGAACTTGAGAAAGAATATAAATCTGTCAGCTCTGAAGCAAAGAAATTAAAAGACAACAAAGAAGATCAAGACAAGCTTGAGAAGCTTAAAAACGAAAATAGCGATCTAAAAAAGACTCAGAAATCATTAAAAGCTGAGATTAAAGAGCTTCAAGAAAATCAAAAGCAGCTCAAAGAAGATGCAAAAACGGCAAAGGCTGAAAATGAAACACTTCGACAAGATAAAACAAAGCTTGAAAATCAATTAAAAGAGACGGAAAGCCAAACCGCCAGCTCTCATGAAGACACTGGAAGTTCTTCAAACAATACGAGTAAAAGTGATGAAACCAAAACAGCTGACAAAGCAGAAGGCTGTAATATCAAAGGAAGCAGAAACGGCATCTACCACACGCCAGGCAGTACATACTACGACCGGACAACCGATCCGGCTGAAATGTTTTGCTCAGTTGAAGAAGCTGAAGCCGCCGGTTATCGGGCGCCAAAACGATAA
- the blrA gene encoding blue light GTP-binding receptor (Evidence 1a: Function from experimental evidences in the studied strain; PubMedId: 11964249, 16923906, 16923909, 17200735, 17443319, 17575448, 19948797, 21259411, 21851109, 23416074, 24171435, 25211155, 27203230, 28502782, 28632317; Product type rc: receptor) has product MASFQSFGIPGQLEVIKKALDHVRVGVVITDPALEDNPIVYVNQGFVQMTGYETEEILGKNCRFLQGKHTDPAEVDNIRTALQNKEPVTVQIQNYKKDGTMFWNELNIDPMEIEDKTYFVGIQNDITKQKEYEKLLEDSLTEITALSTPIVPIRNGISALPLVGNLTEERFNSIVCTLTNILSTSKDDYLIIDLSGLAQVNEQTADQIFKLSHLLKLTGTELIITGIKPELAMKMNKLDANFSSLKTYSNVKDAVKVLPIM; this is encoded by the coding sequence ATGGCTAGTTTTCAATCATTTGGGATACCAGGACAGCTGGAAGTCATCAAAAAAGCACTTGATCACGTGCGAGTCGGTGTGGTAATTACAGATCCCGCACTTGAAGATAATCCTATTGTCTACGTAAATCAAGGCTTTGTTCAAATGACCGGCTACGAGACCGAGGAAATTTTAGGAAAGAACTGTCGCTTCTTACAGGGGAAACACACAGATCCTGCAGAAGTGGACAACATCAGAACCGCTTTACAAAATAAAGAACCGGTCACCGTTCAGATCCAAAACTACAAAAAAGACGGAACGATGTTCTGGAATGAATTAAATATTGATCCAATGGAAATAGAGGATAAAACGTATTTTGTCGGAATTCAGAATGATATCACCAAGCAAAAAGAATATGAAAAGCTTCTCGAGGATTCCCTCACGGAAATTACTGCACTTTCAACTCCTATTGTCCCGATTCGCAATGGCATTTCGGCTCTTCCGCTAGTCGGAAACCTGACAGAGGAGCGATTTAATTCCATCGTTTGCACATTGACGAATATCTTATCAACATCCAAAGATGATTATTTGATCATTGATTTATCCGGATTGGCCCAAGTGAACGAACAAACGGCCGACCAAATTTTCAAGCTGAGCCATTTGCTGAAATTGACCGGAACTGAGTTAATCATTACTGGCATTAAGCCTGAATTGGCTATGAAAATGAATAAACTGGATGCCAATTTTTCGTCGCTGAAAACATATTCAAATGTAAAGGATGCCGTTAAAGTGCTTCCGATTATGTAA
- the ytwF gene encoding putative sulfur transferase (Evidence 3: Putative function from multiple computational evidences; PubMedId: 10939241, 22730127; Product type e: enzyme), protein MEIKEISTAALKEKIEADEELYLIDVREDEEVAEGMIPQAVHIRMGDIPEKMETLDKDKEYVFICRSGMRSMNVCKYLDEQGFKTVNVEGGMMAWEGETKPKN, encoded by the coding sequence TTGGAAATAAAAGAAATCAGCACAGCCGCTTTGAAAGAAAAAATTGAGGCGGACGAAGAATTATATTTAATTGATGTCAGAGAAGATGAAGAGGTAGCGGAAGGCATGATCCCGCAAGCCGTTCATATTCGCATGGGGGATATTCCTGAAAAAATGGAAACCCTTGATAAAGACAAAGAGTACGTATTTATCTGCCGCTCAGGAATGCGCAGCATGAACGTCTGCAAGTACCTGGATGAGCAAGGCTTTAAAACAGTCAATGTTGAAGGCGGCATGATGGCCTGGGAAGGCGAAACAAAACCAAAAAACTAG
- the ytvB gene encoding putative conserved membrane protein (Evidence 3: Putative function from multiple computational evidences; PubMedId: 16923906; Product type m: membrane component): MKMLHQVLIACVIGGIMGILGHVKKRGRLEKPRMTKRFIYLGFLEDWFIGMTASILLVLSADPDSGIQLVILSIISGYGGEAVLRSFDFVRELNSGGEPAESKRQTKTPPE, from the coding sequence ATGAAGATGCTGCATCAGGTACTCATTGCTTGTGTAATTGGAGGAATCATGGGGATTCTCGGTCATGTGAAAAAGAGAGGCAGGCTGGAGAAGCCCAGAATGACGAAGCGGTTTATCTACCTTGGATTTTTGGAAGATTGGTTTATCGGCATGACGGCTTCCATTTTACTTGTATTATCCGCTGACCCCGATTCAGGAATTCAACTTGTCATCTTATCCATTATCTCAGGCTACGGCGGTGAAGCTGTTCTCAGAAGTTTTGACTTTGTGAGAGAACTGAACAGCGGCGGCGAACCGGCCGAGTCCAAACGTCAAACCAAAACTCCACCCGAATAA
- the melA gene encoding alpha-D-galactoside galactohydrolase (Evidence 2b: Function from indirect experimental evidences (e.g. phenotypes); PubMedId: 12847288; Product type e: enzyme) codes for MKKITFIGAGSTIFAKNVLGDCLLTEALNGFEFALYDIDPKRLQESQLMLENLRDRYNPSVAINSYDDRKLALQNAGYVINAIQVGGYKPSTVIDFEIPKRYGLRQTIADTVGIGGIFRSLRTIPVLFDIAKDMEEMCPDAWFLNYTNPMATLTGAMLRYTNIKTIGLCHSVQVCTKDLFKALGMEHDGIEERIAGINHMAWLLEVKKDGTDLYPEIKRRAKEKQKTKHHDMVRFELMDKFGYYVTESSEHNAEYHPYFIKRNYPELISELQIPLDEYPRRCVKQIENWEKMRDDIVNNKNLTHERSKEYGSRIIEAMETNEPFTFGGNVLNTGLITNLPSKAVVEVTCVADRKKITPCFAGELPEQLAALNRTNINTQLMTIEAAVTRKKEAVYQAAMLDPHTSAELSMKDIISMCDDLFAAHGDWLPEYK; via the coding sequence TACATTTATCGGTGCAGGGAGCACGATTTTCGCCAAAAATGTTTTGGGAGACTGCCTGTTAACAGAGGCACTGAATGGATTTGAGTTCGCTCTTTACGACATTGATCCCAAACGCCTGCAGGAATCCCAGCTCATGCTCGAAAATCTAAGAGACCGTTATAACCCAAGTGTGGCCATCAACAGCTATGATGACAGAAAACTCGCCTTGCAAAACGCAGGCTATGTCATCAATGCGATTCAGGTTGGAGGATACAAACCGAGCACAGTCATCGATTTCGAGATTCCTAAACGGTATGGGCTGCGCCAGACGATCGCCGATACAGTAGGCATCGGCGGGATATTCAGATCTCTCAGAACAATCCCGGTCTTATTTGATATCGCAAAAGATATGGAGGAAATGTGCCCTGACGCATGGTTCTTAAACTATACAAATCCAATGGCCACTCTTACAGGCGCCATGCTCCGCTATACCAATATCAAAACAATCGGGCTCTGCCACAGTGTTCAAGTGTGCACGAAGGATTTATTTAAAGCTCTCGGAATGGAGCATGACGGAATTGAGGAACGCATTGCGGGCATTAATCATATGGCTTGGCTTTTGGAAGTCAAAAAAGACGGCACAGATTTATATCCAGAAATCAAAAGGAGAGCGAAAGAAAAACAAAAAACAAAGCATCATGATATGGTGCGGTTTGAATTAATGGATAAGTTCGGCTATTATGTCACGGAATCGTCCGAACATAACGCAGAGTATCACCCGTACTTTATTAAACGGAATTACCCTGAACTGATCAGCGAGCTGCAAATCCCGCTCGACGAATATCCGAGAAGGTGCGTCAAGCAGATTGAAAATTGGGAGAAAATGCGGGATGATATCGTCAATAATAAAAACCTTACGCACGAACGCTCAAAGGAATATGGTTCAAGAATTATAGAAGCAATGGAAACAAACGAACCATTCACCTTCGGAGGAAACGTCTTGAATACAGGGCTGATCACCAACCTTCCTTCAAAAGCGGTTGTGGAAGTGACATGCGTCGCCGACAGAAAAAAAATTACACCGTGCTTCGCCGGAGAACTGCCTGAGCAGCTTGCAGCCTTAAACCGGACGAATATTAATACACAGCTGATGACAATCGAAGCGGCTGTCACACGAAAAAAAGAAGCGGTTTACCAAGCTGCAATGCTTGATCCGCATACAAGCGCGGAGCTTTCCATGAAGGACATCATCTCCATGTGCGACGATTTATTTGCAGCACACGGCGATTGGCTTCCGGAATACAAATAA
- the leuS gene encoding leucyl-tRNA synthetase (Evidence 1a: Function from experimental evidences in the studied strain; PubMedId: 12682299, 1317842; Product type e: enzyme) has product MSFQHKEIEKKWQTYWLENKTFATLDNNEKQKFYALDMFPYPSGAGLHVGHPEGYTATDILSRMKRMQGYDVLHPMGWDAFGLPAEQYALDTGNDPAVFTKQNIDNFRRQIQALGFSYDWDREINTTDPEYYKWTQWIFLKLYEKGLAYVDEVPVNWCPALGTVLANEEVIDGKSERGGHPVERRPMKQWMLKITAYADRLLEDLEELDWPESIKDMQRNWIGRSEGAHVHFAIDGHDDSFTVFTTRPDTLFGATYTVLAPEHALVENITTAEQKEAVEAYIKEIQSKSDLERTDLAKTKTGVFTGAYAINPVNGEKLPIWIADYVLASYGTGAVMAVPGHDERDFEFAKTFGLPVKEVVKGGNVEEAAYTGDGEHVNSDFLNGLHKQEAIEKVIAWLEETKNGEKKVTYRLRDWLFSRQRYWGEPIPVIHWEDGTSTAVPEEELPLILPKTDEIKPSGTGESPLANIKEWVEVTDPETGKKGRRETNTMPQWAGSCWYFLRYIDPHNPDQLASPEKLEKWLPVDMYIGGAEHAVLHLLYARFWHKFLYDIGVVPTKEPFQKLYNQGMILGENNEKMSKSKGNVVNPDEIVASHGADTLRLYEMFMGPLDASIAWSESGLDGARRFLDRVWRLFIEDSGELNGKIVEGAGETLERVYHETVMKVTDHYEGLRFNTGISQLMVFINEAYKATELPKEYMEGFVKLLSPVAPHLAEELWEKLGHSGTIAYEAWPVYDETKLVDDEVEIVVQLNGKVKAKLQVPADATKEQLEQLAQADEKVKEQLEGKTIRKIIAVPGKLVNIVAN; this is encoded by the coding sequence TTGAGTTTTCAGCACAAAGAGATAGAAAAGAAATGGCAGACATATTGGCTTGAAAACAAAACATTTGCCACTCTTGATAATAATGAAAAACAAAAATTTTACGCGCTGGACATGTTTCCTTATCCGTCTGGAGCTGGGTTGCACGTCGGCCATCCTGAAGGATACACAGCTACGGATATTCTGTCCCGCATGAAGCGCATGCAGGGCTATGATGTCCTTCATCCAATGGGCTGGGACGCATTCGGCCTGCCAGCTGAACAGTACGCGCTTGACACAGGGAACGACCCCGCTGTGTTTACGAAGCAGAATATTGATAACTTCCGCCGCCAAATTCAAGCGCTTGGCTTCTCATATGACTGGGATCGCGAAATCAATACGACTGACCCTGAATACTATAAATGGACGCAATGGATTTTCTTAAAGCTATACGAAAAAGGCCTTGCTTACGTTGACGAAGTGCCTGTAAACTGGTGCCCTGCGCTCGGTACTGTTCTTGCCAACGAAGAAGTCATTGACGGCAAGAGCGAACGCGGCGGCCATCCGGTAGAGAGACGCCCAATGAAGCAGTGGATGCTGAAAATCACCGCTTATGCGGACAGGCTCCTTGAGGACTTGGAAGAGCTTGATTGGCCGGAAAGCATTAAAGATATGCAGCGCAACTGGATCGGCCGTTCGGAAGGCGCTCACGTTCATTTTGCTATAGATGGACATGATGATTCCTTTACAGTGTTTACAACAAGACCAGATACGCTGTTTGGCGCTACATACACTGTCCTTGCCCCGGAACACGCATTGGTGGAAAACATCACAACGGCAGAGCAAAAAGAAGCTGTTGAAGCTTATATCAAAGAAATTCAATCAAAGAGTGACCTAGAACGCACAGATCTTGCGAAAACAAAGACAGGCGTATTTACAGGAGCGTATGCGATCAATCCTGTAAACGGAGAAAAACTGCCGATTTGGATTGCGGATTATGTTCTTGCATCATACGGAACAGGTGCTGTCATGGCAGTTCCAGGACACGATGAGCGTGATTTTGAATTCGCCAAAACATTCGGCCTTCCGGTGAAGGAAGTCGTAAAAGGCGGGAACGTTGAGGAAGCAGCCTATACTGGCGACGGCGAGCACGTGAACTCTGATTTCCTGAACGGCCTTCACAAACAGGAAGCGATTGAAAAAGTGATCGCTTGGCTGGAAGAAACGAAAAACGGTGAGAAGAAAGTGACGTACCGTCTTCGTGACTGGCTCTTCAGCCGCCAGCGTTATTGGGGCGAGCCGATTCCGGTCATTCATTGGGAAGACGGAACGTCAACAGCTGTCCCGGAAGAGGAGCTGCCGCTGATTTTGCCAAAAACGGATGAAATCAAACCGAGCGGAACGGGCGAATCACCGCTTGCGAACATTAAAGAGTGGGTGGAAGTCACAGACCCTGAGACAGGGAAAAAAGGAAGAAGAGAAACGAATACAATGCCGCAATGGGCGGGAAGCTGCTGGTATTTCTTGCGCTATATTGATCCGCACAATCCGGATCAGCTGGCATCACCAGAAAAATTGGAAAAATGGCTTCCGGTCGATATGTATATCGGCGGTGCAGAACATGCCGTGCTTCACCTTCTGTATGCCCGCTTCTGGCATAAGTTCCTTTATGATATCGGCGTAGTGCCGACGAAAGAACCGTTCCAAAAGCTGTACAACCAAGGAATGATTCTCGGCGAAAACAACGAAAAAATGAGTAAATCTAAAGGGAACGTTGTCAATCCTGACGAAATCGTGGCCTCTCACGGTGCTGATACGCTGAGATTGTACGAAATGTTCATGGGACCTCTTGATGCTTCAATCGCCTGGTCTGAATCAGGATTAGACGGTGCGCGCCGTTTCCTTGACCGTGTATGGCGCCTATTTATTGAAGACAGCGGTGAGCTTAATGGAAAAATCGTTGAAGGCGCGGGTGAAACATTGGAGCGCGTCTATCATGAAACGGTCATGAAAGTCACAGACCATTATGAAGGCCTTCGTTTCAACACGGGTATTTCCCAGCTGATGGTCTTTATTAATGAAGCTTATAAAGCAACAGAACTGCCGAAAGAATATATGGAAGGCTTCGTGAAGCTTCTTTCTCCTGTCGCGCCACACTTAGCGGAAGAGCTATGGGAGAAGCTTGGCCATTCCGGCACAATTGCCTACGAAGCTTGGCCTGTATATGATGAAACAAAACTTGTGGATGATGAAGTTGAAATCGTTGTTCAGCTGAACGGAAAAGTAAAAGCGAAATTACAGGTTCCTGCCGATGCAACGAAAGAACAGCTGGAACAGCTTGCTCAAGCAGATGAAAAGGTCAAAGAGCAGCTTGAAGGCAAAACGATTCGGAAAATCATCGCGGTGCCTGGGAAGCTTGTCAATATTGTGGCAAACTAA